The window ATGCTTCTTGAGGAGGGTGTCGGTGATACGATCCGGGTGTCGCTGACACGGGACCCGGTTGAAGAGGTGCGGGTTGGATATGAAATTCTAAAAGCGCTCGATATCCGCCGGCATGGACCAGAAATCATTTCATGTCCCACCTGCGGCCGGTGTAATATCGATCTGTTTGCGATCGTCGAACAGGTTGAAAAAGCACTCTTGTTGAAGCCGCTGCCGATCAAACTGGCCATCATGGGCTGTGTGGTAAACGGTCCGGGAGAGGCCAGGGAGGCCGATATCGGTATTGCCGGCGGTGATGGTACCGGGATACTTTTTAAGAAAGGGAAAGTGATTAAAAAATTTCCTCAGGAAAAGCTCGTGGAGGTTTTGCTAAACGAGGTCGAGAAGTACGAAAGATGACAAAAGCTTCGCCCACTGGTAATAAAATATAAAATGTCTGAAACTCGCATGCAGGTGAGCCTTAAGAAAAAACAGGGGTCAGTCTTTTAGAACCGGTTATTTATAAATCAAATCTTATGTTAAAAACCTTAATTGTCTGCGCTGTTTTTTCTTAAGGCTCACTAACATGCTCAAACAGCCAGACCTTTTATATTTTATTACCAGTGGGCTCAACAGTTTATTATCATTTGTAACACCCTGACCACTTGCGGCGGGGTGTGTAATTAGATTAAAATGATACAAATAGAAAAGGAAACAGGATGTCGAGACTGACGAAAACCGCGATTGCACCGACAAGGGACCAAGATTATCCGGAATGGTATCAGCAGGTGGTTAAGGCTTCGGATCTGGCAGAACGATCGGCGGTCAGGGGCTGTATGGTGATCAAACCCTGGGGGTATGCGCTTTGGGAAAACATCACGCGTGTGCTTGACGGCATGTTCAAGGAAACAGGCGTTAAAAATGCATATTTTCCTTTATTTATTCCGCTTTCCTTTTTCGAGAAAGAGGCGGAACATGTCGAGGGCTTTGCCAAAGAGTGTGCGGTCGTATCCCACCACAGACTTGAAAAGGGGGCGGACGGTGGTCTGGTGCCTGCGGGAGCGCTGGCCGAGCCGTTGGTTGTGCGCCCCACCTCGGAGACGATTATTGGAGATTCCTTTTCCAGGTGGGTCAGCAGTTACCGCGATCTCCCGATTCTGATCAACCAGTGGGCCAATGTGGTCAGATGGGAGATGCGGCCCCGTGTTTTTTTAAGAACCACTGAATTTTTATGGCAGGAGGGCCATACCGCGCATGCCTCGGCAGCAGAAGCTGTCGAACGCACTCAAATGATGCTTGACGTTTATGCCCGCTTCGCCGAAGAATTTCTGGCTATGCCCGTCATCAAGGGCCGTAAAACAGCCTCAGAGAGATTTCCGGGCGCAGTCGACACCCTGTGCATCGAGGCCATGATGCAGGACAGGAAAGGGCTTCAGGCCGGCACCTCACATTTTTTGGGGCAAAATTTTGCCAGGGCGTCCCAGATCAAATTTCAATCTGCTCAGGAAACAGAAGAATATGCCTGGACAACGTCATGGGGCGTATCCACCCGGCTTATCGGAGGGCTTATTATGATCCATGGTGATGATGACGGTATCATCCTTCCGCCCAAAATAGCCTCATCCCATGTCGTTCTGATGCCCATTTTCAGAAAGTCGGAGGACAAAACGAGTGTAATGGCCTATGTTGAAAACCTGGCCAAAGAACTGAAAGAAAAAATTTATTATCACCGCCGCCTGGAAGTCGAGATCGACGACCGGGATACGGGTGGCGCCAGGGGTTGGGAATGGATCAAAAAAGGGATTCCGCTGCGGGTAGAAATCGGCCCGCGAGACATTGCCGACGATTCCGTGTATGTCGGCAGGAGAGATCAGGACCATCAGACAAAAGTCTCATTAAAAAGGGAGTATTTTGTCGGGGAAGTAGTGAACATCCTGGATGAAATCCAGCAGAATCTTTTCGAGCGCGCTTTGTCCTTAAAAGAAGCACATACCGTAACCATCGACAACAAAAATGATTTTTACGATTTTTTCACACCATTGAATACGGAAAAACCTGAAATTCATGGCGGCTTTGCATTGTCCAACTGGTGCGGTGCCGATGAATGCGAATCAAAAATAAAAGAAGACCTTACCGTTACCATCCGGTGCATTCCCTTTCAAGGCAATACTCCAACAGGAACGTGCATTTGCTGCGGCAAGCCCGGTGAAAGCCGGGCAGTATTTGCAAAGGCCTATTGATTTTATAGCTATGATCCGCATCAACGACATACTTGACAAGATTGCCGAGTATAATCCGGAAGCAGATCTGGATATTATTGAGCGGGCCTATGTTTATTCTGCCAGGGTTCATGATGGGCAAACTCGGCTCTCCGGAGAGCCGTATCTGTCGCACCCTCTGGAAGTGGCCGGTATTCTCGCAGACATGAAACTCGATGTTGTCAGTGTCGCCGCCAGCCTATTGCATGACGTGATCGAAGACACGCATGCGACTTTGGAAGAAATAAAGGGGATGTTTGGAGATGATATTACCAATATCGTCTCCGGGGTCACCAAACTGAGTGTTCTTCCATTTGACGGTTCTCAGGCCCGCCAGGCAGAAAGTATCCGCAAGATGATCCTGGCCATGGCGGACGACATCCGGGTGATCCTGATCAAACTGGCCGACCGACTCCACAATATGAGAACATTGAAGTTTCATTCAGAGTCGAAAAGAATAAAAATTGCCAAGGAAACCCTTGATATCTACGCACCTATTGCTGCACGTCTCGGAATTTACTGGATCAAAAAGGAGCTTGAAGACACATCGTTTATGTATCTTCAACCCGAGGAATATGAAAGAATCAGAAATCTCGTCAACACGGACCGGGAGGCGCGCGATCAATATATCCAGACCGTCAAAAGCTTCCTCGAAAAAAATATGGATGGCGACGGTTTAAAATGCGAGATTCTGGGCCGTTACAAGTACTATTACAGTATCTATCAGAAAATGATCAAACAGGGCCTGGCATTTGAGGAAGTTTACGATATTATCGCGTTCAGAATTATTCTTGATACAATCCCGAAGTGTTATGAAGCACTTGGTATCGTCCATTCATTGTGGAAACCGGTTTCCGGAAAGTTCAAGGATTATATCGGCGTCCCTAAACCCAACATGTATCAGTCCCTGCATACCACCGTTATCGGATCCTATGGGGAACGAATTGAAATCCAGATTAGAACCCATGAAATGGATAAAGTGGCCCAAGCCGGCATCGCCGCTCACTGGAGTTATAAAGAAGGCAGAAGCTTCGATGAGAATATTAACAAGACGTTTGCCTGGATACAGAATCTGGTTGAAAACCAGGAAAATATAAGGGACCCCGATGAATTTCTGGAAAATGTGCGCATTGATCTCTTTCCCGATGAGGTTTATGTTTTTACGCCGCGCGGTGAAATCAAATCGATTCCCCGGGGTGCCACACCGGTTGATTTTGCTTATTTAATCCATACGGAGGTGGGAAATCAGTGCATCGGAGCCAAGGTAAACGGCCGGATTGTTCCGCTGCCGTATGAACTGCAAACCGGTGACACGGTTGAAATTATCACATCAAAGAAGGGGCGACCGAGCAAAGACTGGCTTAATTTTGTCAAAACGGTCAAAGCGCGCGGCAGAATCAGACAGTGGATTAAGACACTCGAAAAAGAACGCAGTCTCACCCTTGGGCGCGAAATGTGCGAAAAGGCTTTTCGCAAGCACCGCTTGAATTTTAACACGCTTTTGAAATCAGAAGAAATGGAGAAATCTGTTGAACATTTCGGCTTTAAGACCCTTGACGACCTTATCGCCAGTGTTGGCTACGGTAAGATCACTCCTCTGCAGATTATTCATAGAGTCGCCCCCAAACCCGAAGAAGAAGTAAAGCCGGAATCGATCTTAGACAAGATTATTGGGCGGGTGCGGAAGAAGAAACCCAAAACGGGCGTGATTGTAAAGGGCGTTGACGACATTCTGATTAAGTTCGGCAAGTGCTGTCAGCCGGTTCCCGGTGATTCGATAACCGGTTACATCACCAGAGGTTATGGTGTCACCGTTCACCGATCCCGATGTGTAAATGCTTTAAAAATGAGTCCTGAAAGACAGATCGATGTCCAGTGGGATACGAGTATCGGCGATACTTATCCGGTCAAGATTTGTGTCCGCTCCTATGACAGGGTTGGAATGCTGGCGGATATTGCCTCCAATATCAGCAAGAACGGCGCCAACATACTCAGCGCAAGCACCGAAACCCGGCAAAGCAAGATCGTTGACAGCTTTTTTACCATAGCGGTTAAAGACACCGACCATTTGAACAGGGTTCTAACATCGATCAGGAAGGTAAAGCATGTTCAGGATGTTAAGCGGATTGACAAATGACCCGGGCTAAGGTGCTTTGACAACATGACCGGATTTTATGCAACTGGTGCAAACCCTCAGCCGTTTGACCCTTCCGTTTTGAATTGTCCGCACTTTCTGCAGATTTGGATTGAAACGACGTTTGGTTACATTATGGGCATGGCTTACATTATGGCCGGACATCGGCTTTTTCCCGCATATTTCACACATCTTTGACATGATTATTACTCCGCCAATAAGGTTGATATTCTATAAAATCAGAACATGACCACTTACAACAAATTATTATTGGTGTAAAGGGTTATTTTACCAAGCCTGCTTCCGAGTTCTATGTAAGCATCTATTTATCAGCCGTTTGTTTAATATTTTTAAGTATATTTTCCAATAGTGTTTTCCCTGCTTCTGTGGTGCTCAGATCGTAGACCCCTACCACAAACGTCCCCGCCTGGGTCTCGATTATCGTTTTATGATAGGGTTCCTCTGAAATAAAACCGTGTTTCCCGAACCCATCAAGGGGCAGGCATTTTTCCCCGGACTTATTTAAAAAAGACCTGTGTTGTTCCACGGCGCCAACGGCATCCTGGTATGAGGGCATAATGGCAATGAATACCGAAGCGTTTTGGCCTTCAACTTGATAATTGCACATAATGCCTTTGTCCAGAAACTCGTGTCCGAGTATGCCTCCTTTTATATAGTGTTCCGATCCGGCAATCCTTCCCTTTTCAGGAAGATAGGAAAGCTCCTGCGGCAAGGTATTGTCACCCGGCAAATGCCGGGCAATGATGGCGGCCATGGTCTGAATCACGCTCTTTTCGTTCTTGCTGATAATATAGGCCTGTATTTCAACGTAAAATCTGTCTTTATGGAAAGCCAGGTAATCATCGGAACCAATGGCCGCCGTGCCGAAGTTCAAAGAAGATGCCTGGCCGTTTCTTCTTGACTGGAACACGCCAAAGGCATTCAACTTGGTGCCCATATCATAAATATCGACCGTCACAGCGTCTTTATTTTCTGGAACAGAAGCGTAATTTGCCCCTGTCAGTTCGATAAAACCAAATCCGATAAAAAATTCTGCGGCACCGTTGATATATTCATAAAGGTTTTGGGGGGTATAACGATAGGGCTGTGCTTCCAGCTTCCATCCCGGTACCGGCAGAGCAGTGCTGAAAATGGCCCCGATACCGGATTCAGCCTCGGTGTCGGTACATGTTCCGATCATAATGAGCAGAACCAAAAGCAAACTTTTACAGCAGCGCAAAACCGGTTTAACCGGGCCGCATTTATGCAAAATGAATGTGTGCACGGCGCATTCGCTCCGAAATGTTGATGCCGTTAATACATCGTAGATCTCCGGGACGTCCATAAATATATAAACAACTTTATATTCTGATGATATAATTATTTTATTTTAGTCTTTTTCGCCTTTTGCTGAAACTTATTTTGCCACTTTTGAGGTCACAATTTGTGACCTCAAGTTGTACTTCCAGGAGCCTCAAAAAAAGAAAAAGCCCTTCTAAGCATTCTTTGAGCAAAGAAGGGCTTTCATTATTTGTAGAGCCATAAGGCCCCCTATATGTAAGAAGTTTGTACCTATCCGTGCCGGCAAAATAACTGTCTGACCTTAAATGAAAAAATTAAGTGTATCAATATGTTACAAAACAGGGGTTTTGGCGAAGGGAAAATTGTATCGTTTCTACACACTGAAAATCGCGGGTTAGGGTTTATTTCACGCAAAGGCCAGGGATCTAAGGAATTAGAAGACATCGTAATTAGAGGGGACGTTAGTGCAGAAAGTTCTTGGCAATCGATTTCAATTTTGAAAGCTATGGATTAGGCCGAGATTAGCGAGATTTGATG is drawn from Candidatus Desulfatibia profunda and contains these coding sequences:
- a CDS encoding proline--tRNA ligase, whose protein sequence is MSRLTKTAIAPTRDQDYPEWYQQVVKASDLAERSAVRGCMVIKPWGYALWENITRVLDGMFKETGVKNAYFPLFIPLSFFEKEAEHVEGFAKECAVVSHHRLEKGADGGLVPAGALAEPLVVRPTSETIIGDSFSRWVSSYRDLPILINQWANVVRWEMRPRVFLRTTEFLWQEGHTAHASAAEAVERTQMMLDVYARFAEEFLAMPVIKGRKTASERFPGAVDTLCIEAMMQDRKGLQAGTSHFLGQNFARASQIKFQSAQETEEYAWTTSWGVSTRLIGGLIMIHGDDDGIILPPKIASSHVVLMPIFRKSEDKTSVMAYVENLAKELKEKIYYHRRLEVEIDDRDTGGARGWEWIKKGIPLRVEIGPRDIADDSVYVGRRDQDHQTKVSLKREYFVGEVVNILDEIQQNLFERALSLKEAHTVTIDNKNDFYDFFTPLNTEKPEIHGGFALSNWCGADECESKIKEDLTVTIRCIPFQGNTPTGTCICCGKPGESRAVFAKAY
- a CDS encoding bifunctional (p)ppGpp synthetase/guanosine-3',5'-bis(diphosphate) 3'-pyrophosphohydrolase, which translates into the protein MIRINDILDKIAEYNPEADLDIIERAYVYSARVHDGQTRLSGEPYLSHPLEVAGILADMKLDVVSVAASLLHDVIEDTHATLEEIKGMFGDDITNIVSGVTKLSVLPFDGSQARQAESIRKMILAMADDIRVILIKLADRLHNMRTLKFHSESKRIKIAKETLDIYAPIAARLGIYWIKKELEDTSFMYLQPEEYERIRNLVNTDREARDQYIQTVKSFLEKNMDGDGLKCEILGRYKYYYSIYQKMIKQGLAFEEVYDIIAFRIILDTIPKCYEALGIVHSLWKPVSGKFKDYIGVPKPNMYQSLHTTVIGSYGERIEIQIRTHEMDKVAQAGIAAHWSYKEGRSFDENINKTFAWIQNLVENQENIRDPDEFLENVRIDLFPDEVYVFTPRGEIKSIPRGATPVDFAYLIHTEVGNQCIGAKVNGRIVPLPYELQTGDTVEIITSKKGRPSKDWLNFVKTVKARGRIRQWIKTLEKERSLTLGREMCEKAFRKHRLNFNTLLKSEEMEKSVEHFGFKTLDDLIASVGYGKITPLQIIHRVAPKPEEEVKPESILDKIIGRVRKKKPKTGVIVKGVDDILIKFGKCCQPVPGDSITGYITRGYGVTVHRSRCVNALKMSPERQIDVQWDTSIGDTYPVKICVRSYDRVGMLADIASNISKNGANILSASTETRQSKIVDSFFTIAVKDTDHLNRVLTSIRKVKHVQDVKRIDK
- a CDS encoding 50S ribosomal protein L28, encoding MSKMCEICGKKPMSGHNVSHAHNVTKRRFNPNLQKVRTIQNGRVKRLRVCTSCIKSGHVVKAP